In Methanobrevibacter ruminantium, one genomic interval encodes:
- the glnA gene encoding type I glutamate--ammonia ligase — MSVKDNKLDQIIKTVEENDIKFLKLQLSDIHGLPKSMAVPLKKADDIEDIVNDGLLFDGSSVAGLASINDSDLLAKPDINTFSTIPWRPESKGTSRFICDIFTTEGKPYDGDPRGVLKKALEKAEKRGYQFNMGPEPEFFIIKEDENGNYIPADEAEYFDVEPLDQGTDIRREIVFGLEQLGFDVEVSHHEVAAGQHEVDFKYADALKTADAVITFKEAVKAVVHNLGFKATFMPKPFLGINGSGMHCNQSLFKDGKNIFYDPNTENQISQEALYFIGGLLKHAQALSAILSPTVNSYKRLVPGYEAPCYIAYGFKNRSTLLRIPASRGLGTRIECRSPDPSCNPYLAFAVLLEAGLDGLDNKIDPGEPTEENLFALTEDEILQRGINNLPTSLWEAYHALEGDDVVKNALGEKVFDQFYTIKRAEWDAYRIQVFDYERNQYLDV; from the coding sequence ATGTCAGTTAAAGACAATAAATTAGACCAGATAATTAAAACTGTTGAAGAAAACGATATCAAATTTTTGAAATTGCAACTATCAGACATACATGGATTGCCAAAAAGCATGGCAGTGCCTCTTAAAAAAGCTGATGACATTGAAGATATAGTGAATGATGGATTATTGTTTGACGGCTCATCAGTAGCAGGATTAGCTTCAATCAATGATAGTGATTTACTTGCAAAACCAGATATCAACACCTTCTCAACAATCCCATGGAGACCTGAATCAAAAGGAACCAGCAGATTCATATGTGATATTTTCACTACAGAAGGAAAGCCATATGATGGAGATCCGAGAGGAGTGCTTAAAAAAGCATTGGAAAAAGCAGAAAAAAGAGGATATCAATTCAATATGGGTCCTGAACCAGAATTCTTCATAATCAAAGAGGATGAGAATGGAAATTACATCCCTGCAGATGAAGCTGAATATTTTGATGTAGAGCCATTGGATCAAGGTACTGACATCAGAAGAGAAATCGTATTCGGTTTAGAGCAATTAGGTTTTGATGTTGAAGTAAGCCATCACGAAGTGGCAGCAGGACAGCATGAAGTGGACTTTAAATATGCGGATGCTTTAAAAACAGCGGATGCTGTAATAACATTTAAGGAAGCTGTAAAAGCAGTAGTTCACAACTTAGGATTTAAGGCAACATTCATGCCAAAACCATTCTTGGGAATCAATGGTAGTGGAATGCATTGTAACCAAAGCCTATTCAAGGATGGCAAAAATATTTTCTATGATCCAAACACTGAAAACCAAATTTCACAGGAAGCATTATACTTCATTGGAGGATTATTGAAACATGCACAGGCTTTATCAGCAATCCTATCCCCGACAGTTAACTCTTACAAACGTTTAGTTCCAGGTTATGAGGCACCTTGCTACATAGCTTACGGATTTAAAAACAGATCAACTTTACTCAGAATTCCTGCATCCCGTGGATTAGGTACAAGAATTGAGTGCAGATCACCGGATCCATCATGTAACCCATACTTGGCATTTGCAGTATTGCTTGAAGCAGGTTTAGATGGTTTGGACAATAAGATTGACCCAGGGGAACCAACTGAAGAAAACTTGTTTGCATTAACTGAAGATGAAATCCTCCAAAGAGGCATCAATAATTTGCCAACAAGCTTATGGGAAGCATACCATGCTTTAGAAGGGGATGATGTAGTTAAAAATGCCCTTGGAGAAAAAGTGTTTGATCAATTCTACACCATCAAAAGAGCTGAATGGGATGCTTACAGAATACAAGTATTTGATTATGAAAGAAATCAATACTTAGACGTTTAG
- a CDS encoding tributyrin esterase: MKEYVIDANGMEEKELNRTIKEQAKYYDKLIIDNPDSKHNICAGLTEDVEIEINGSAGYFVGTMAHGPRIHITGNAGWFAGDNMTEGELVIEGTAGDGAGQGIYGGTVIVKGNVGSRTGEIMKGGTVIIGGNSGFMTGLLMMGGKLIILGDVTEDVGESIMRGTIFVLGNVKSLGKNAVMEETTLEDQNELQEILTEYGFNLTENDYSSFKKIVNMQ, from the coding sequence ATGAAAGAATATGTAATTGATGCGAATGGTATGGAAGAGAAAGAATTGAATCGAACCATAAAGGAACAAGCTAAATATTATGATAAGCTCATTATTGACAATCCTGATTCCAAACACAATATTTGTGCTGGGTTAACTGAAGATGTGGAAATAGAGATCAATGGTTCTGCAGGATATTTTGTTGGAACAATGGCTCATGGACCAAGGATACACATCACTGGCAATGCCGGCTGGTTTGCTGGAGACAATATGACAGAAGGTGAATTGGTCATTGAAGGTACAGCTGGTGACGGAGCGGGCCAAGGAATCTATGGTGGAACAGTAATTGTTAAAGGAAATGTAGGTTCAAGAACTGGAGAAATCATGAAAGGGGGAACCGTTATCATTGGAGGCAACAGCGGTTTCATGACTGGGCTCCTTATGATGGGAGGAAAGCTCATAATACTTGGTGATGTTACTGAGGATGTTGGAGAATCCATCATGAGAGGAACTATTTTTGTTCTTGGAAATGTGAAAAGTTTAGGAAAAAATGCAGTTATGGAAGAAACCACTCTTGAAGACCAAAATGAACTTCAAGAAATCCTAACAGAATATGGTTTCAATCTGACTGAAAATGATTATTCAAGTTTTAAGAAAATCGTTAACATGCAATAG
- a CDS encoding glutamate synthase-related protein gives MSFTVERKLEICKQSNDRPGCCWYLCDNPHKSSCKNCYSCYSNCPHGVYEVINDEPLPIHQENCVGCKICEEMCPTHAIYVRPLVDEGRGVWSNSTMVEIKRKSQTGAYKVRGCGLTRRIPTFDDLSILPAQVSRPPIDSYRETCKTSVVLGDRFAENPIEIDTPIMIGAMSFGALSKEAKIALAIGSSKVGTITNTGEGGMLPEERHYADKLIAQYASGRFGVSASYLNNAEAVEIKIGQGAKSGMGGHLLSHKVTAEVARVRNIPEGTSALSPARHMDIVGPEDLGMKINQLREITDWKVPIIVKFASGRVEQDVKIAAKAGADIIVVDGMQGGTGAGPEVVTEHAGIPTIEAIVKADDALKDINLRSEVSLVAAGGIRSGADVAKAIALGADAVYIATSALISIGCKVCQSCSEGICPKGIATQDRVLRRRLDPIRKGQQVANYIEAMTQEVTSLTQQAGNTDIENLERQDLVALTMEASQLTGVPMVRN, from the coding sequence ATGTCATTCACTGTAGAGAGAAAATTGGAAATTTGCAAACAGAGCAATGATAGGCCTGGATGCTGTTGGTATTTATGTGACAATCCCCACAAATCATCATGTAAAAACTGTTATAGCTGCTATTCAAATTGTCCTCATGGAGTATATGAGGTAATCAATGATGAACCATTGCCAATACATCAGGAAAACTGTGTAGGGTGCAAGATTTGTGAAGAGATGTGCCCAACACATGCAATATATGTCAGACCTCTTGTAGATGAGGGAAGAGGTGTATGGTCAAATTCAACAATGGTTGAAATCAAACGTAAAAGTCAAACAGGAGCATATAAGGTAAGAGGCTGTGGATTAACCAGAAGAATCCCAACATTTGATGACTTAAGCATATTGCCTGCACAGGTTTCAAGGCCACCAATAGACTCATATAGGGAAACATGCAAGACTTCAGTGGTTCTTGGAGACAGGTTTGCAGAAAATCCAATTGAAATAGACACTCCTATTATGATTGGGGCAATGTCTTTCGGTGCATTAAGCAAGGAAGCAAAAATAGCATTGGCTATTGGAAGCAGCAAGGTAGGCACAATCACCAATACCGGTGAAGGTGGAATGCTTCCTGAAGAAAGGCATTATGCAGACAAATTGATTGCCCAGTATGCATCAGGCCGTTTTGGAGTTTCAGCAAGCTATTTAAACAATGCAGAAGCTGTTGAAATCAAGATAGGTCAAGGTGCAAAATCAGGTATGGGAGGACATTTGCTTTCCCATAAGGTAACTGCAGAAGTTGCTAGAGTCAGAAATATTCCAGAGGGAACCTCTGCATTAAGTCCTGCAAGACATATGGACATTGTAGGGCCTGAGGATTTAGGTATGAAAATCAACCAATTAAGGGAAATCACTGACTGGAAAGTGCCTATCATTGTGAAATTTGCATCCGGTAGAGTGGAACAGGATGTAAAGATTGCAGCAAAGGCAGGTGCAGATATAATTGTAGTTGATGGTATGCAAGGGGGAACAGGTGCGGGCCCTGAAGTGGTTACAGAACATGCAGGTATTCCTACAATAGAAGCTATTGTAAAGGCGGATGATGCTCTTAAGGACATTAATTTAAGAAGTGAAGTAAGCCTTGTCGCTGCTGGTGGAATAAGATCAGGTGCTGATGTTGCAAAAGCCATTGCTTTAGGGGCAGATGCGGTTTATATAGCTACCTCTGCATTGATCTCCATAGGTTGTAAGGTTTGCCAATCCTGTTCTGAGGGCATTTGCCCTAAAGGAATTGCAACACAGGATAGGGTGCTTAGAAGAAGATTAGATCCTATTAGAAAAGGTCAGCAAGTGGCAAATTATATTGAAGCAATGACTCAGGAAGTAACTTCCTTGACTCAACAGGCAGGAAATACAGATATTGAAAACCTTGAACGTCAGGACTTGGTTGCATTGACTATGGAGGCTTCACAATTAACAGGAGTGCCAATGGTGAGAAATTAA
- a CDS encoding glutamine amidotransferase, with translation MCGIAGVIYKDKKTHPVGEALTSMLESLQHRGPDSAGYAIYGSLDFPENYYQLNIEVKRRRGALDNLKSLLNQISPIFEEQLIESVGDSDVYKCKIALDEFSLLKPCINEIDDLENVRVINGSHSFEMIKDTGKVKDIAERFNVQSRMGTHGIGHTRFATESGVDRYHAHPYQSYIIPDITVVHNGQITNYWKIRDPLERKGHTFESFNDTECIVHYMADKLDQGYKLEEALDQAVIDLDGPFSILVGTPNGIGIAKDKLGLRPGVMVETDEIFAVASEEMALHDVTDSDEIEQIAPGETRAYTI, from the coding sequence ATGTGTGGAATAGCAGGTGTAATATACAAAGATAAAAAAACTCACCCTGTAGGAGAAGCATTGACATCAATGCTTGAATCATTACAGCATAGGGGTCCGGATTCCGCAGGTTATGCAATCTACGGCAGTTTGGATTTCCCTGAAAATTATTATCAATTAAACATTGAAGTAAAAAGAAGAAGAGGAGCATTAGACAATTTAAAATCATTATTAAATCAAATAAGTCCAATATTCGAAGAGCAATTGATTGAGTCTGTAGGGGACTCAGATGTATATAAATGCAAAATAGCATTGGACGAATTTTCCCTTTTAAAACCATGCATTAATGAAATAGATGATTTGGAAAATGTAAGGGTTATAAACGGTTCACATTCATTCGAAATGATTAAGGATACAGGAAAAGTAAAGGACATTGCAGAACGTTTCAATGTTCAAAGCAGAATGGGAACACACGGAATAGGACATACCCGTTTTGCAACTGAAAGTGGTGTTGACCGCTATCATGCACACCCATATCAAAGCTACATAATACCTGACATTACTGTGGTGCATAATGGGCAAATCACCAATTACTGGAAAATAAGAGACCCATTGGAAAGGAAAGGACACACTTTCGAATCATTTAATGATACAGAGTGCATTGTTCATTATATGGCAGATAAGCTTGACCAAGGCTACAAATTAGAAGAGGCATTGGATCAAGCGGTAATAGATTTGGATGGTCCATTTTCCATATTGGTTGGAACACCTAACGGTATTGGAATTGCAAAGGACAAGCTTGGTCTTAGACCTGGTGTGATGGTGGAAACCGATGAGATTTTTGCAGTGGCTTCAGAGGAAATGGCATTGCATGATGTCACAGATTCAGATGAAATAGAACAGATAGCTCCTGGGGAAACAAGAGCTTACACCATATAG
- a CDS encoding Coenzyme F420 hydrogenase/dehydrogenase, beta subunit C-terminal domain has translation MSEHRIAMVGTPCEIMAASKIQHYTDSPIDVKLGLFCMENFSYKYFVNLLKEYGLKMDDIEKFQIEKGFVFLLLKTKEIVKIPLSVAKRIIRKNCNICVELTSETSDISIGSIGSEDGWSTLIIRTEKGEEIVKGAIEQKFIEAKDFTDSQFGLLNRIAESKISKNLETIERREFLARPVLYQREKSDDSINKEFSEASFLDLRSNVIDVGACVLCGACEYACPHNLITIDDTKPRMKGECPEDCHACFAVCPRTFIPADLRNDNSKQIGDFKKVLTVKSLKHTQGQDGSIVTTLIDYLLSNEIVTEALIVDKEDHLAWKPYAKLTNAIDEVVKSGGTKYSVCPVFKPLGDLKEEQVQNIDEGVN, from the coding sequence ATGAGCGAACATAGAATAGCTATGGTGGGAACACCATGTGAAATTATGGCTGCATCCAAGATTCAACATTATACCGATAGCCCTATTGATGTTAAATTGGGCTTATTCTGTATGGAGAATTTTTCATATAAGTACTTTGTAAATCTCTTGAAAGAGTATGGCTTGAAAATGGATGACATTGAAAAATTCCAAATTGAGAAAGGATTTGTATTTTTACTTTTAAAAACTAAAGAAATAGTGAAAATACCTCTTTCAGTAGCTAAAAGGATTATTAGGAAAAACTGTAACATATGTGTTGAACTGACATCAGAAACCTCTGATATTTCAATTGGTTCAATTGGATCTGAAGATGGTTGGTCAACACTCATAATAAGGACTGAAAAAGGTGAGGAGATAGTTAAGGGGGCAATAGAACAGAAATTCATTGAAGCAAAAGACTTTACAGATTCACAATTTGGATTGTTGAATAGAATTGCGGAATCTAAAATAAGCAAAAATCTTGAAACTATAGAGAGAAGGGAATTTTTGGCAAGACCTGTATTATACCAAAGGGAAAAATCAGATGATTCCATCAATAAGGAGTTCTCAGAAGCATCATTCCTGGATTTAAGGTCAAATGTCATTGATGTTGGTGCATGTGTGCTTTGTGGAGCATGTGAATATGCATGTCCACACAATTTGATAACAATTGATGATACCAAACCAAGGATGAAAGGGGAATGCCCAGAGGATTGTCATGCATGCTTTGCAGTCTGTCCAAGAACATTTATCCCTGCAGATTTAAGAAATGACAATTCAAAACAGATAGGTGACTTTAAAAAAGTCTTGACAGTCAAATCATTAAAGCATACACAAGGTCAGGATGGGTCAATTGTAACAACATTAATCGACTATCTATTGTCAAATGAGATAGTTACTGAAGCTCTTATTGTTGATAAGGAGGATCATTTGGCTTGGAAACCTTATGCAAAGTTAACTAATGCGATTGATGAGGTTGTTAAATCTGGAGGAACAAAATATTCTGTCTGTCCTGTGTTCAAACCATTAGGGGATTTGAAAGAGGAACAAGTCCAAAATATTGATGAGGGGGTAAACTAA